Part of the Drosophila santomea strain STO CAGO 1482 chromosome 2L, Prin_Dsan_1.1, whole genome shotgun sequence genome is shown below.
CTTTGgctttttctttgttttatcATAATATGTTTCGTTATATGCCTGTGTTCGATTTTGATTATCCCTAGCCCTTTTTCTGATTTCCTCTAAGTTTTCCACCTGAACTGTGTCGTTAATTTCTTCTAATCTCTCCCTAAATTCATCAATAATTTGACCTTTCTGCTCTACACCAAAGAGCATTTTACTAGGAACCTGTTTAATACTTCTGTGTACAGTGTTATTGATCGCATATTCTACTTGTTCGATTACATTATCCCAATGAATACCATTTTCAGGCTCAGTTAACTTTGCTATCATTGGCCCAATTGTCCTGTTTATGCGTTCCACTTGTCCGTTTGCTTGCGGAGAACCTGTTGCAATTTTTAGATGTTTAATGTTTGATTCTGTTAAAAATTGTGCGAATTCGTTTGATGTGAAACAACTACCTCTATCTGAGACTATACATCTTGGTTTGCTATATGCCCTAAAATAATCGGATAAAGCTTTTAGAACTTCTTTGGTACTAGTTGTCTTTGTTGTATATAATCTAACGAACTTCGTGAAACCGTCTACTACTAAAAATATGTGCTTATTCGCTCTTCCTGCCGCTACTGGTCCGTAATGGTCTATGTGCAATAATTCAAATGGTTTATCTCCTTTAGGAATGCTGTGTAGGAAACCTTCTGACTTCCCAGTGTTTGGAGAAAATGCTACACACTTTAGGCAATTCTCAATGTGATCTTTACATTTTTCCTTGATGTTTGTGAACCAATAAGTCCTCGAAATCGCATCTATCATTTTATCTCTACCAATGTGACCAAGTTCATTATgatatttatgcaaaacgtgattttccatttcctctgGGACAAAGAATAATAAACGATCgtcatttgtttttctgtACACTACTCCATTTCTCATTTCAAACAGTTTATGCTGATTTTTTTCTAAATCTTCctttattttctgtatttttaaatcttttgATTGGCAGATTAATAAATTGTCTTCAAAACTAGTGGTTTctacaattaaaatgttgcaTCTGCTCAGAGCATCTACGTGTTGCATTTTTGTCCCGGATCTATGAATCAGTTCGTAATCATAATTTTGAAGTTCGAGTGCCCATCGGGCGATTCTAGGATTTAGCTCGACTCTGTTTAATGTAAGCGTTAAGGAATTGCAATCAGTTAGTATTTTGAAATGTCTCCCTTGTAAATAGATTCGAAATCTACGCAACGAGTATATAATAGCCAAAGTTTCCAGCTCAAAGCTGTGATACTTCGCTTCAGTCTCTGAACTTCGCTTTGAAAAATAGAATACGGGATGGAGTTTTCCGTCTTCTTTCCTTTGCATTAAAACCGCTCCAAAACCCATAGCACTGGCATCGCAATGCAATTCAATAGCTAAAACGGGTGCTTCTATCAGTTTTTTCTTAAGGTTCAAGAAACAGTCTAGCTCTCTTTGTTCAAAAACAAATTCCTTGTCTTTTCTTAAAATGTCGTAAAGTGGTTTTGCTAACGTAGAGAAATCTTTTATAAACCTTCTAAAATAAGAACATAATCCTAGAAAACTTTGAACGTTGTGTACTTTTCCAGGAATTGGAAAGTTTGTAATTGCCTCGATACCCTTGTCATCTGCTCTGATCCCTTCTTTAGTGATAAGAAATCCTAGGTACTTTATACTAGATTGCATAAACTCGCATTTGTCCATACGAAGTTCTAATTTGTTATTGACTAGTCTTATGAACACATCCTTTAATGTTCTTAAATGTTCTTCCATGTTTGCACTGGCTATCATTATGTCATCCATGTATACGATAACTTTGTTTTCGCGTATCAAATCagcaaaaattttgtttacaaagcGTTGGAATACTGCTGATGCGTTCTTGATGCCCATAGGCATccttaaaaattcaaattgtcCTAACGGAGTCACGAACGATgtgtatttaattgaattattgtCAACGAATACGTGAAAATATCCATTCTTTAAATCGAGCTTTGAAAACACACTTTTATTCACTAACTTGTCTAGAAGATCATCTATCAAAGGTAACGGATAATTgtcttttattaaaattttgttcaattttCTATAGTCTATACATAAACGCAAGTCTCCCGTCTTTTTCTTCACTAGCACAATGGGGGAAGCATATTCTGAATCACTGTTTCTTATTATGCCTTTGTCTAAATATTCGTCTAATAATTTTTGTAGCTGCTCCTTTTCACTAAATGAAAGTCGCCTAGGCGAGCAACTGAATGGTTTGGATTTTTCTAAACtaattttcatttcgcatCTGGTAAATGGCCTATCTGGTCTCTTCGCATTGACGTAAGATTCTTCGaacattttaacaaatttgcatttcgtttcATAACTTACATCACACCCGCAGTTATAGTCTAAAAATTGATCATCAACAACATTGATGTTCAGCATTTCAGTTTCAAAGTTGTCTCCTAAAATTTCTATTCTTTCACTTCGTTGTATCTCACCAGTTGTATCCTCTGACATTTTTTTCCTAAAAGTTTCATTCTCTAACAATTTTCTCTTAGGAGTTTCATTTTCTACACATTTTTCCGTAAAcgtttcattttttaaaaatttttccTTAAAAGATGCATTTCCTAACGATTTTTCcttaaaattttcattttctaacgatttttctttaaaatttccatttctaaTGATTTTTCCTCTTCAgttgcatttttcaaaaattttttcctaaaagtttcattttctaaaaaattttGCGTAacagtttcattttctaaaaatatttccGTAGCCATTTCTGTTTCTAAAGATTTTTCCACAAAAGTTTCAACTTCTAACAGTTTTTCTCTAACAGTTTCATTTTCCGTTGCGTTTCCTAACAGTTTTTCCTTAACGATCTCATTTTCCGTAACAGTTTTATTTCCTAACAGTTTTTCCTTAACAATCTCATTTTCCGTAACAGTTTTATTTCCTAACAGTTTTTCCTCAAGAGTTTCATTTTCCCTAACAGTTTCGCTGACATCGCAATTGGCTACTACGGCAGTTGCCAGTTGTTGATCATTTTCCCCAAATATTTTAATCATATTATTGATACCTTCATTAACGCCAAGGGTGTCTAGATTGATGTTCAAACCATATTGATTCATAAAATCCCTTCCCAGGACTACATCGTATCTCATTGATTCATTAGCGACGACAACCATTtcgaattgaatttttattttttcttttaatacgAAACATAAAgtttttccaaatattttaaGCTGGCTCTTGTTTATTCCATGATACACTTGGTTAACTGCTTTCAAAGCTACTTCAACTGGAATTTTGGATTCTTTAATGAATGATATCGCGCTCCCTGAATCTATGAGACACTCTGCAATAATGGGTAAATTAgtgaaataaacaaagaaaatttttAACCTTCTTACATAGTTGTTagtgttgctgttgatgttgctttTTCTTAGACGACATTCTCCCACAAAATGGCCCATTTCTCCACAAGCGAAGCAAGATCCAGGTGCCCTTGCTGGTTTGCGGCAGTCTTTGGCGAAATGGCCCTTGGAGTTGCAGTTCCTGCAACGCAGGTTGTTGACCACCGCCTCCGATGTTGACTTCTTTGGTACGTAGCTCCCAGCTTGTTGCGGGAGGCGTACATTGGTAAATGCTAGCAGCATTTGCTCCGGATTGGCGAATCTTTGGATGCGAGCTTGATCGCGTAAGCTCGCCGATGGGATCCCCTCAATGAGATGCTCGAGCAGTTCTTCCATGTCCATGTTGACGGTTTGGGACATCATTTTCTTTTCCTCGAAGTACATGGTGAAACGCTCGTTCCTTTGCCATTTTCGCTGTTCAAATCTTCGGCGCAGCTCTGATTTCGACGCTGCTTCTCCAAATGCTACGATCAGCTGCTCACACAGCCTTTCGAAAGTTTCTAGCATCCGAGTTTGGTTGGCGTGTAGCCAACGCTGTGCGTTACCTTTAAGTTTGGTAACAAACAGCATTCGTAGGCAGTCATCTGTTAGATTGTAGATCAGTCCTATATTTTTGAGGTGCTCCACCCAGTTGCGTGCGCAAATGTTCCCTTCGAAATCGATGGCAGCTTCTTTGGCATGAGAAAGTGAAACTGTTGATCCAGCCCTGGTAAATGGCCTCTCTCCCTGGTTGCCATCAGGGTTGCCACCCAATCCATTTCCAATTAGGCTGGTAGGGCGCAAATCGTACATGTTGGAAACTGTCTGCTTTTGTTgtaactgtgtgtgtgtgacggCACGCGTCTCCTCTTGCTGTTGTATGTGTGTGGCGGCGCGCGTCTCTTGCTGTTTTGTATGTGTGCCGGCGCGTGTCTCGTTCTGCTGTTGTGTATGTATGGCGGCGCTAAGAAGCtctagctgttgttgttgcaatgCGCTACGCGTCTCTGCTTGATGCAACGCATTTTCCTGCGTAATAAGCGCTGTTCGTAGCTGTGTGATAATTCCGAGAAGTTCATTTTGTTCTGGAACATTCTCGGAAACGCCTTCCTGTGACgaatttgtttcattttcaggATCGATGATGCTTTGCGGTCCGGTGCCGGAGGTGCCGGGCTGATCTTCTTCTGGCATATTTCCTCGCTGTACAAGCGGTACTTGCCCTAGGCGAGCCATTAACTCCGATTTAATACCTTGGGTTGGTAAACCCAACGCCGAAAGCCACCTTTTTAATTGGGTGACGGAAAGTTTGTTGAGATCGGCCTGATTCATTTCGTAGGTTCGACCACTTCTGAATTTGTGGAAGGCGGTAAAGATTACACACGCgacagttttatttctttctatCCTTCTTCTTTATTCGACTCGCAGCAACCGATTGACTCTTCATGTTCATTACATCAGCTTAACATTATCTTAACATAGGTTTAACATAGGTTATCGTGTAGTGTAAGTATCGATATATGAGTGTGCCCAGAGGGTCAGCCTACTACAGATCGGAAACATACATTGATTGTTACCCAAAGTTACTAAATTGACTTCTTTTGGAGGCCAGAAGGTGTGCAATGTACTGTTAAATAGATGACACAAGCTCTTCCCCTCGTTGTAGACGGTCCTTACTTCGATATGTTTTATACTAAAATTTATTACTataagtttttaataataatgacAACTTTTTACCACCACCTTCTATCGGTGTTTCTCTTCACGGTTGCGCAAACAGAAGGAACCCATCTTTGCCACTGCAAACTAAGTCAACACTAAATCAAAAGTTAAAGCTAACCCCTCAGTGTCCAGGAATCAGTGCACTCTTTGAATTGCGGCAGTTGCTACGTGGGAATTTATGAACTCTTCGCATGCCAAGTCTGAGGCTCAAGACGAAAAAGTTGAAGAGAACTCGCTGATGTCCTCAGGTCGAGCGGAAGTAGTGGCCTATAATGGCTCAAACGTAAAGTATGCGGCAAGAGATCGGAAGCGAGGGACTAACGCAGCTCGAGCCAGAGCATTGGGAATGACATGCGGACATCCGACATAGGTCAGAAGCCAGAAAGCATCATGCTAAGCACTTGGGCCCAACCTAGACGTCTCGGACAACTCCCGACCCTGTACATCGGCTTTATCAATTATGCAAATAGCAAATTTAACACCTCTGCAACTCGGCACATTCGACTGAGCAGTGCAAATGTACTGAGTGGGGCTCTGCTAGCTTAAATTGGGGTGGGGAAGCGACGCCATCGACCATAAATCGTTGTCCTGGAAGTGCAGTGCTGCGACGTTGGGAGATCGGgataatatttaaagtacTTTGTTCCTTTGCTCAGCGCTGACTGACCTAACCACGCTGTTTAACTTTACTTTGTTAAACTTCGTTCCGGAAATCACGGCAAAGTGGATTTTTCCGTGAAACATAAAAGGAAAGCTCACTCTGTCAATTAATGCAAACCCAAAGTGGAGCCAGGCAAAATACAGGAGCACTTAGTACTGGAGCGATCAGGTGGAATCTGCTGAATTGGACATGAGAGCTGAGCAAAAATGAAGATGAAGTTGATTACgtggtaaaatattttatgcgaatgcgaatgcgaaaatGAAACACAAACGGCCAGCGGGCTATTAATTTATATGCACGTgcgaaagcgaaagaaaaCCGCCTGAGTCTTAATACTTTTTCATAATACTCTGTCGCTTTGCTAGCATAAGCATTTGTTTTATTCCGGCCACACCCACATTTTCGACCAACTCCGTCAGCTGCTGCTATGGTTTCAGGCTTTTCGTGTCCTGCTGAGCGCAGCACAAATGCCTTCgcttttaatattaaaataaccGGAAGCGGAAATTCAAAACGCCACGGTACCAACGTTTATCAGTATGTATGCATCCACACGGTCTGCTGGAAGTTGGGGTTTTTACATATTTGATTACGTATGAGAACCTT
Proteins encoded:
- the LOC120451416 gene encoding uncharacterized protein LOC120451416; protein product: MNQADLNKLSVTQLKRWLSALGLPTQGIKSELMARLGQVPLVQRGNMPEEDQPGTSGTGPQSIIDPENETNSSQEGVSENVPEQNELLGIITQLRTALITQENALHQAETRSALQQQQLELLSAAIHTQQQNETRAGTHTKQQETRAATHIQQQEETRAVTHTQLQQKQTVSNMYDLRPTSLIGNGLGGNPDGNQGERPFTRAGSTVSLSHAKEAAIDFEGNICARNWVEHLKNIGLIYNLTDDCLRMLFVTKLKGNAQRWLHANQTRMLETFERLCEQLIVAFGEAASKSELRRRFEQRKWQRNERFTMYFEEKKMMSQTVNMDMEELLEHLIEGIPSASLRDQARIQRFANPEQMLLAFTNVRLPQQAGSYVPKKSTSEAVVNNLRCRNCNSKGHFAKDCRKPARAPGSCFACGEMGHFVGECRLRKSNINSNTNNYSVS